The Polaribacter tangerinus genome has a segment encoding these proteins:
- the meaB gene encoding methylmalonyl Co-A mutase-associated GTPase MeaB: MKAKESALQEKKGVSQPKATNKTSAERIKLNRAKNYSVEEYVSKILKGNVTFLSKAITLVESTNNKHQQKANEILEQCLPYANKSVRIGITGVPGVGKSTFIEAFGTYLTAQKNKVAVLAVDPSSTIYKGSILGDKTRMEALVNDKNAFIRPSPSGSSLGGVAKKTRETIILCEAAGFDTIIIETVGVGQSETVVNSMVDFFLLLKIAGAGDELQGIKRGIIEMADAIVIHKADGENIENAKIAKNAFQKALQLYPTKKSNWKPKVTVASALYNSGILEIHHMINEYLKITKENNYFNEKRNEQNKYWLLATIEQALKDNFYNRANIKKALSEEIIRLEKGKTTPFNAAKRILES; the protein is encoded by the coding sequence ATGAAAGCAAAAGAATCTGCATTACAAGAAAAAAAGGGAGTTTCACAACCTAAAGCTACAAACAAAACAAGTGCAGAAAGAATAAAGTTAAATAGAGCAAAAAACTACTCTGTAGAGGAGTATGTATCTAAAATTTTAAAAGGCAATGTTACTTTTTTAAGCAAAGCAATTACTTTAGTAGAAAGCACCAATAATAAGCACCAACAAAAGGCAAATGAAATTTTAGAACAATGTTTGCCTTACGCAAATAAGTCTGTTAGAATTGGAATTACAGGGGTTCCTGGAGTTGGAAAAAGCACTTTTATCGAAGCTTTCGGAACCTACTTAACTGCACAAAAAAATAAAGTGGCGGTTCTAGCTGTAGATCCAAGTAGCACTATTTATAAAGGAAGTATTTTAGGTGATAAAACCCGAATGGAGGCACTTGTAAATGACAAAAATGCGTTTATTAGACCATCTCCTTCTGGTAGTTCTTTGGGAGGTGTCGCCAAAAAAACAAGGGAAACCATTATTCTTTGTGAAGCTGCTGGTTTTGACACTATAATTATTGAAACCGTTGGAGTTGGACAATCTGAAACAGTCGTTAACTCTATGGTAGATTTTTTCTTACTTTTAAAAATTGCTGGTGCTGGTGATGAGCTACAAGGCATAAAACGCGGAATTATAGAAATGGCTGATGCAATAGTAATTCATAAGGCAGACGGTGAAAACATAGAAAATGCAAAAATTGCAAAAAATGCTTTTCAAAAAGCATTGCAACTATACCCTACTAAAAAAAGTAATTGGAAGCCAAAAGTTACTGTAGCAAGTGCTTTGTACAATAGTGGTATTCTAGAAATCCATCATATGATTAACGAATATTTAAAAATTACTAAAGAAAATAATTATTTTAACGAAAAAAGAAATGAGCAAAATAAATATTGGTTACTAGCAACTATTGAGCAAGCATTAAAAGATAATTTTTATAACCGAGCGAACATAAAAAAAGCGCTATCTGAAGAAATAATTCGACTAGAGAAAGGAAAAACAACTCCATTTAATGCTGCAAAAAGAATTCTCGAGAGCTAA
- the holA gene encoding DNA polymerase III subunit delta, whose translation MDEIRDIVLAIKKGEVKPIYFLMGDEPYYIDKISDFIEQTVLDEAEKGFNQQVMYGRDVSIDDIVSAAKRYPMMADKQVIIVKEAQDLSRNIEKLVTYAEQPQPTTVLVFNYKYKKLDKRKKLHKAIAKTGYIFESKKLYENQVADWIRKILAGKKYKIEPKAAQMLVEFLGTDLSKISNEIEKLITILPLETIITDKDIEENIGISKDFNNFELKKAIGEKNIVKANRIINYFAENPKNNPLVMTISLLNGFFTQLLLFHGLKDKSKNSVARSLGVSPYFVDEYFLAARNYPMRKVAQVIALLREADVKSKGVGANQTNRDILKELLFRILH comes from the coding sequence ATGGACGAGATTAGAGACATTGTTTTAGCAATAAAAAAAGGAGAAGTAAAGCCAATTTATTTTTTAATGGGAGATGAGCCTTATTATATTGATAAAATTTCTGATTTTATTGAACAAACAGTTTTAGATGAAGCAGAAAAAGGTTTTAATCAGCAGGTTATGTATGGGAGAGATGTAAGTATTGATGATATCGTTAGTGCTGCAAAAAGATACCCAATGATGGCAGACAAACAGGTTATTATTGTAAAAGAAGCACAAGATTTAAGCAGAAATATAGAAAAATTAGTTACCTACGCAGAGCAACCACAGCCTACTACAGTTCTTGTTTTTAATTATAAATATAAGAAGCTAGACAAAAGGAAAAAGCTACACAAAGCAATTGCAAAAACGGGGTATATTTTTGAAAGTAAAAAATTGTATGAAAATCAAGTAGCAGATTGGATTCGAAAAATTTTAGCAGGAAAAAAATATAAAATAGAGCCTAAAGCTGCACAAATGTTAGTAGAGTTTTTGGGTACCGATTTAAGTAAAATTTCTAATGAGATAGAGAAATTGATAACTATTCTTCCTTTAGAAACGATAATTACCGATAAAGATATTGAGGAAAACATAGGTATTTCTAAAGATTTTAATAATTTCGAGTTAAAGAAAGCAATTGGCGAAAAAAATATAGTAAAGGCTAACAGAATAATCAATTACTTTGCAGAAAATCCAAAAAATAACCCGTTGGTTATGACTATTTCGCTATTAAATGGTTTTTTTACACAATTGTTATTGTTTCACGGGCTAAAAGATAAATCTAAAAACTCTGTTGCAAGATCACTCGGAGTAAGTCCTTATTTTGTGGATGAATATTTTTTAGCAGCAAGAAACTACCCTATGAGAAAAGTTGCACAAGTAATTGCTTTGTTAAGAGAAGCAGATGTTAAAAGTAAAGGAGTAGGTGCAAACCAAACAAATAGAGATATTTTAAAAGAACTATTATTTAGAATTCTACATTAA
- a CDS encoding type I restriction enzyme HsdR N-terminal domain-containing protein, whose translation MIKLNLPNYKFNIKSNENKTLIFDKLRKKFLVITPEEWVRQHFVSFLIEEKKYPISLIALEKQLVINNRTKRTDILIFNSLGNPYIIVECKAPSVKITQDAFDQIARYNLKLKADFLVVTNGLTHFFCKMDFENETYIFLKDIPIYKKG comes from the coding sequence ATGATAAAACTCAACCTACCCAACTACAAATTCAACATCAAAAGTAACGAAAATAAGACGCTTATTTTTGATAAACTCAGAAAAAAATTTTTGGTTATAACACCAGAAGAATGGGTAAGGCAACATTTTGTATCCTTTTTAATTGAAGAAAAAAAGTACCCAATAAGTTTAATAGCACTAGAAAAACAACTTGTAATTAATAATCGTACCAAAAGAACAGATATTCTTATTTTTAACTCTTTGGGCAATCCATATATTATTGTTGAGTGCAAAGCACCTTCTGTAAAAATTACTCAAGATGCTTTTGATCAAATAGCTCGATATAACTTAAAGTTAAAAGCAGACTTTTTGGTTGTTACTAATGGATTAACTCATTTTTTCTGCAAAATGGATTTTGAAAATGAAACCTACATTTTTCTTAAAGATATTCCTATTTACAAAAAAGGGTAA